One region of Cyanobium sp. M30B3 genomic DNA includes:
- a CDS encoding cobalt-precorrin-5B (C(1))-methyltransferase: MAFAAPAPVSSSVPSAAASRPDHSSAGGGFTLPVWLAAAARAALQQLRAEPVQRPQSLQLEAGLVPVPIEAVAPLEDGCALAMVRCDPGEAVLDLTRGLLLWVQLRWLDGPGDWLELVAGHGVGRLAASGEACLSGYARELLEWNLRPLLPPGRRLALRIVIPEGARLAARTSNAAFGVVDGLALIGTQATVQRSAAPEQLEAALAELRRRAAAPGFGGELVLVIGENGLDLAPRLGLPPELLLKAGNWLGPLLVAAAEAGVRRLLLFGYQGKLIKLAGGIFHTHHHLADGRAEVLTALAALEGLAGADLEALHGAATVDQAMAQLSRHQPALAGRLQGRIAAAVERRSSAYLERHGQPAMAVGAVLFDRDRRVCAAGPVGALLRQDLSAGVSGNPGGVPAAEAAKGDS, encoded by the coding sequence ATGGCCTTCGCCGCTCCGGCCCCGGTGTCCAGCTCCGTTCCCTCCGCCGCGGCGTCCCGCCCCGACCACTCCAGCGCCGGGGGCGGATTCACCCTGCCGGTTTGGCTGGCCGCGGCGGCCCGGGCGGCCCTGCAGCAGCTGCGCGCTGAGCCGGTGCAGCGGCCCCAGTCCCTGCAGCTGGAGGCCGGGCTCGTGCCCGTGCCGATCGAGGCGGTGGCGCCCCTGGAGGATGGCTGCGCCCTGGCGATGGTGCGCTGCGATCCTGGAGAGGCGGTGCTCGATCTCACCCGCGGGCTGCTGCTGTGGGTTCAGCTGCGCTGGCTCGATGGGCCCGGGGACTGGCTGGAGCTGGTGGCGGGCCACGGGGTGGGCCGGCTGGCGGCCAGCGGCGAGGCCTGTCTGTCGGGCTATGCCAGGGAGCTGCTGGAGTGGAACCTGCGGCCCCTGCTGCCCCCGGGCCGGCGCCTGGCCCTGCGGATCGTGATCCCGGAGGGCGCACGCCTGGCCGCCCGCACCAGCAATGCCGCCTTCGGGGTGGTGGACGGTCTGGCCCTGATCGGCACCCAGGCCACGGTGCAGCGCAGTGCCGCGCCCGAGCAGCTGGAGGCGGCCCTGGCTGAGCTGCGCCGGCGGGCTGCTGCACCGGGCTTCGGCGGTGAGCTGGTGCTGGTGATCGGTGAGAACGGTCTCGACCTGGCACCGCGCCTGGGCCTGCCGCCCGAGCTGCTGCTCAAGGCGGGCAACTGGCTGGGGCCGTTGCTGGTGGCGGCGGCCGAGGCGGGCGTGCGGCGCCTGCTGCTGTTCGGCTACCAGGGCAAGCTGATCAAGCTGGCCGGCGGCATCTTCCACACCCATCACCACCTGGCCGATGGCCGCGCCGAGGTGCTCACCGCCCTGGCGGCCCTGGAGGGGCTGGCGGGTGCCGACCTGGAGGCCCTGCACGGCGCCGCCACCGTGGACCAGGCCATGGCCCAGCTCAGCCGCCACCAGCCGGCCCTGGCCGGCCGTCTGCAGGGGCGGATCGCCGCCGCCGTCGAGCGGCGCAGCAGCGCCTATCTGGAGCGCCACGGTCAACCGGCGATGGCGGTGGGGGCGGTGCTGTTCGATCGCGATCGGCGGGTCTGTGCAGCCGGACCGGTCGGTGCCCTGCTGCGGCAGGACCTCAGCGCGGGTGTTTCCGGCAACCCTGGGGGTGTGCCCGCTGCAGAGGCGGCAAAGGGCGACTCCTAG
- the guaA gene encoding glutamine-hydrolyzing GMP synthase, which produces MPVLDAASQSTRHPAIVILDFGSQYSELIARRVRETEVFSLVMAYTTTAEELKAIKPKGIILSGGPSSVYEPGAPVCDPGIWELGIPVLGVCYGMQLMVQQLGGAVVAAGKAEYGKAPLHVDDPIDLLTNVESGSTMWMSHGDSVERLPDGFVRLAHTDNTPEAAVADHQRRLYGVQFHPEVVHSTCGMALIRNFVYHICGCEADWTTAAFIEEAVADVRAQVGDKRVLLALSGGVDSSTLAFLLHRAIGDQLTCMFIDQGFMRKGEPEFLTDFFDKKFHIRVEYINARERFISKLAGITDPEEKRKLIGTEFIRVFEEESKRLGPFDYLAQGTLYPDVIESAGTNIDPKTGERVAVKIKSHHNVGGLPKDLQFKLVEPLRRLFKDEVRKVGRNLGLPEEIVGRHPFPGPGLAIRILGEVTSEKLNILRDADLIVREEIRDAGLYNEIWQAFAVLLPVRSVGVMGDKRTYAFPVVLRCVSSEDGMTADWSRLPYDLLETISNRIVNEVKGVNRVVLDITSKPPGTIEWE; this is translated from the coding sequence ATGCCCGTTCTTGACGCCGCCTCCCAGTCGACCCGCCATCCGGCGATCGTGATCCTGGATTTCGGCTCCCAGTATTCCGAGCTGATCGCCCGGCGCGTGCGCGAGACCGAGGTGTTCTCGCTGGTGATGGCCTACACCACCACGGCGGAAGAGCTGAAGGCCATCAAGCCGAAGGGGATCATCCTCAGCGGCGGCCCCAGTTCGGTGTACGAGCCCGGTGCGCCGGTGTGCGACCCGGGCATCTGGGAGCTGGGCATCCCCGTGCTCGGCGTTTGCTACGGCATGCAGCTGATGGTGCAGCAGCTGGGCGGGGCCGTGGTGGCGGCCGGCAAGGCCGAATACGGCAAGGCGCCGCTGCATGTGGACGACCCGATCGATCTGCTCACCAACGTGGAGTCGGGCTCCACGATGTGGATGAGCCACGGCGATTCGGTGGAGCGCCTCCCCGACGGATTCGTGCGACTGGCCCATACCGACAACACGCCCGAGGCGGCGGTGGCCGATCATCAGCGCCGGCTCTATGGCGTGCAGTTCCATCCGGAGGTGGTGCACTCCACCTGCGGCATGGCCCTGATCCGCAACTTCGTTTACCACATCTGTGGCTGCGAAGCCGACTGGACCACCGCCGCCTTCATTGAGGAGGCAGTGGCCGATGTGCGCGCCCAGGTGGGCGACAAACGGGTGCTGCTGGCCCTCTCGGGCGGCGTGGATTCCTCCACGCTCGCCTTCCTGCTGCACCGGGCGATCGGTGATCAGCTCACCTGCATGTTCATCGACCAGGGCTTCATGCGCAAAGGCGAGCCCGAGTTTCTCACTGATTTCTTTGACAAGAAATTCCACATCCGCGTCGAATACATCAACGCCCGCGAGCGCTTCATCAGCAAGCTCGCAGGCATCACCGATCCGGAGGAGAAGCGCAAGCTGATCGGCACCGAGTTCATCCGCGTGTTCGAGGAGGAGAGCAAGCGCCTCGGCCCCTTCGACTACCTCGCCCAGGGCACGCTCTATCCCGATGTGATCGAGAGCGCCGGTACCAACATCGATCCCAAAACGGGCGAGCGGGTGGCCGTGAAGATCAAGAGCCACCACAACGTGGGCGGCCTGCCGAAAGACCTGCAGTTCAAGCTGGTGGAGCCCCTGCGCCGCCTGTTCAAGGACGAGGTGCGCAAGGTGGGCCGTAACCTGGGCCTGCCGGAGGAGATCGTGGGCCGTCACCCCTTCCCGGGCCCGGGCCTGGCGATCCGCATCCTGGGCGAGGTCACCAGCGAGAAGCTCAACATCCTGCGCGATGCCGACCTGATCGTGCGCGAGGAGATCCGCGATGCCGGCCTCTACAACGAGATCTGGCAGGCCTTCGCCGTGCTGCTGCCGGTGCGCAGCGTCGGGGTGATGGGTGACAAGCGCACCTATGCCTTCCCGGTGGTGCTGCGCTGCGTCTCCTCGGAGGACGGCATGACGGCCGACTGGTCCCGCCTCCCCTACGACCTGCTGGAGACCATCTCCAACCGCATCGTCAACGAAGTGAAAGGGGTGAACCGGGTGGTGCTGGACATCACCAGCAAGCCCCCCGGCACCATCGAGTGGGAGTGA